Part of the Caulobacter sp. SL161 genome is shown below.
GCGCGTCCACCTGCTGGCGATAGGCAGCGTAGACCTGGTCGAAGGTGACTTTGCGCGCGCCCGGATCGTTCACGTCCGACGACATCGACAGCATGACGTTCAGCGGCCCCATCGAGCCGGCGATGAATTTCGGGCGGTCGGGGTTCTGTGCGTTCCAGCGGTCAGCGACCGAGCGGCCGATCTTGGCGCCTTCCAGGTTGATGTCCCAGACGTCCTGTTCGCCCAGGTGATAGTCGGCCTGGGCGATGGTCGTGCCCGAGAAGGTGTTGGTCTCGGAGATATCGGCGCCGGCCGAGAAATAGGCGTCATGCAGTTCGGCCACGAGATCGGGCCGGGTCAGACACAGGATGTCGTTGTTGCCCTTCATCTGGCCGTTGTAGGCGGCGAAGCGCTCGGCGCGATAATCGGCCTCGGTCAGGCCCTTCTTCTGGAACATCACGCCCCAGGAGCCGTCGAGGATGAGGATACGCTCCTTGGCGGCGGCCTTCAGGGCGGCGACGCGATTGGCGCGGATGGACAGGTCGGTCATCGGCTGGGCCCCGCCGCCTGCTGGCGCGCGAGCTCCTTGTTGAAGGCGGCTTCGTTGGCGTCGACGAACCGGGCAAGCTCGGTCGGATCGACGAAGGCGTTGGCGTCGCCACGCAGTTGCTTCTGGCGCTTGGCCAGCAGGTTCCCCTGCTCCTCGTGCGCGGGCAGCATGACGTCGGTCGGGATGGCGCGCAGCTTGGCGAAGCTGGCGCGATAGTCGGCGACGATGGTCCGGTGGGTTTTGTTGCCGACCAGCACGTTGCCAGCCACGGACAAGGAGCATGGGAAGGTCACGTTCAGCGGCCGCCCCTTCTCAACCACCGCCGTCGTCCAGCTGGTGCAGCCGATGGTGTGGCCCGGCGTCAGGTGGGACACCATGGCGATCTCGCCCAGCTTCAGCTTGGTCTGGTCGCCGAAGGTCCTATCCGGCTTCACGGCGGGCATCGGCGTGGCGCCATAGATGTTGTCGCCGATGTGGCGGCCCGCCGCCATGGCCGGCGCGTCGCCGCGCGAAATCCACAGCTTGGCGCCCGTATCGGCCTTCAACTGCGCCAGACCGCCCGCGTGATCGTAGTGGGCGTGGGTGTTGATCAGGATCTTTACGTCCGCAAGCTGGAAGCCCAGCGCCGTGATGTTGCGCTCGACAAGCTTGCCCGTCTCGGCGTTGGGCCCGCCGTCCAACACCACATGGCCCTCGGACGAGGTGATCAGCCAGGAGGAGATGCCCTCGGTGCCGACGTAGTAGATATTGCCCACAACCCGGTAGGGCTTGGTCGGCTTGGTCCAGTTGGCCGGCATATCGTCGGCGTGGGCCGCCGAGGCCAGGGCCAAAAGCGACGCAGCGGCGGCCAGGATCAGGCGCTTCATGCGGCGGCCTCCGATGCGGCGGGCGAGACCTCGCGCACGCCCAGCACCCGGCAGATGGCGTAAACAAGATCGGCCCGGTTCAGGGTGTAGAAGTGGAAGTCCTCGAACCCCTGCTCCTGCAGCTTGGCGCACATTTCGGCGGCGACCGAGCAGGCGATCAGGCGACGGGTCTCGGCGTCGCTCTCCAGACCGTCGAACAGGTTGCCCAGCCAGGCCGGGATCGCCGTCTGGCAGGCGGCGGCCATCTTCTTCAGACCCACGAAGTTGGTCACCGGCATGATGCCGGGCACGATCGGGATCGTGAT
Proteins encoded:
- the blaCAU gene encoding CAU/MBL1b family subclass B3 metallo-beta-lactamase, whose product is MKRLILAAAASLLALASAAHADDMPANWTKPTKPYRVVGNIYYVGTEGISSWLITSSEGHVVLDGGPNAETGKLVERNITALGFQLADVKILINTHAHYDHAGGLAQLKADTGAKLWISRGDAPAMAAGRHIGDNIYGATPMPAVKPDRTFGDQTKLKLGEIAMVSHLTPGHTIGCTSWTTAVVEKGRPLNVTFPCSLSVAGNVLVGNKTHRTIVADYRASFAKLRAIPTDVMLPAHEEQGNLLAKRQKQLRGDANAFVDPTELARFVDANEAAFNKELARQQAAGPSR